One segment of Calypte anna isolate BGI_N300 chromosome 4A, bCalAnn1_v1.p, whole genome shotgun sequence DNA contains the following:
- the ZBTB49 gene encoding zinc finger and BTB domain-containing protein 49 — protein sequence MDTVASHSCHLLQQLHEQRIQGLLCDCMLVVKGVCFKAHKNVLAAFSQYFRTLFQNSSGQKNDVFHLDIKNVGGIGQILDFMYTSHLDLSQDNVQAMLDIAQCLQVQNVLNICHTFLKSSTAAEQPASMPCNGVFSLQNTLPAGASCASDSYGANLLPECSSSDTPANKALVEHHSHPSPSSNLQAPSGDGQKPPQDSLDGSCPEIPFKQPNYYYKLRNFYSKQFYKQNACSNHERVAEQSFSYNTPTEINAVENSNSCAVNPSECILETSEHLPSNFLVQSVNEAAPDQDAESTLTQPSKQMRLKKAIHLKKLNFLRSQKSAEQPPEPKGDDSRVTGVIANGSTLDVAHVRVAEEKEAEDLVNPENFEQTVEIERSQGPLEQEGQSQTLQSQRQYTCELCGKAFKHPSNLELHKRSHTGEKPFECNICGKHFSQAGNLQTHLRRHSGEKPYICEICGKRFAASGDVQRHIIIHSGEKPHLCDICGRGFSNFSNLKEHKKTHTADKVFTCDECGKSFNMQRKLVKHRIRHTGERPYSCSACGKCFAGSGDLRRHVRTHTGEKPYTCETCNKCFTRSAVLRRHKKMHCKAADEAPNALDEFTQGPETSDLEKSQSSDSFGQEMSVTLLPVSVKFPLRPTGNPGEFDSSVDSYCKLRSAVPHHEAANPQKLNVGSAKLPKAQPQQTPAPPPYAYTDVDVSAAEEPLQPDQMPMIRSSLVSLDNSHCTDPLGNRASAATYKSNEGPFFSSMTLWGLAMKTLQNESEMEQ from the exons ATGGACACTGTTGCTAGCCACAGCTGTCatcttctccagcagcttcatGAGCAGCGCATTCAGGGTCTTCTCTGTGACTGCATGCTGGTGGTAAAAGGTGTCTGCTTCAAAGCACACAAAAATGTATTAGCTGCTTTCAGTCAATATTTCAG GACCCTTTTCCAGAATTCTTCAGGACAGAAGAATGATGTCTTTCACTTGGACATTAAAAATGTAGGTGGGATTGGCCAGATCTTGGACTTCATGTACACCTCTCACCTGGACCTTAGCCAGGACAACGTCCAAGCCATGCTGGATATTGCGCAGTGTCTCCAAGTGCAAAACGTGCTGAACATTTGCCACACTTTTCTAAAATcttccacagcagcagagcagccagccAGCATGCCCTGTAATGGTGTGTTCTCTCTGCAGAATACTTTGCCTGCAGGTGCTAGCTGTGCCAGTGACAGCTATGGAGCAAACCTGTTGCCTGAGTGCTCATCATCTGACACACCAGCTAACAAAGCCTTGGTTGAGCACCATTCCCACCCATCACCATCTTCCAACCTTCAAGCACCCTCAGGTGATGGACAGAAACCCCCACAAGACTCCTTAGATGGCAGCTGCCCAGAGATTCCATTTAAACAACCAAATTACTACTACAAGCTACGTAACTTTTACAGCAAGCAGTTCTATAAGCAGAATGCTTGCTCCAACCACGAGAGAGTGGCTGAACAGTCCTTTTCTTACAACACACCCACAGAAATCAACGCAGTGGAGAATAGTAATTCTTGTGCTGTCAACCCCTCAGAGTGTATTCTGGAAACTTCTGAGCATTTACCATCAAATTTTCTGGTTCAGTCTGTGAACGAAGCTGCCCCAGACCAAGATGCAGAGAGCACACTTACCCAGCCCAGCAAACAGATGAGGCTGAAAAAGGCAATAcacctaaaaaaattaaattttctaagGTCTCAGAAatctgcagagcagcccccTGAGCCTAAAGGAGATGACAGTAGGGTAACAGGGGTCATTGCAAATGGAAGTACCTTGGATGTGGCACATGTTCGAgttgctgaagaaaaagaagctgaagatTTAGTGAATCCTGAGAATTTTGAACAAACTGTTGAAATAGAAAGATCTCAAGGCCCTTTGGAACAAGAAGGGCAATCACAGACTCTCCAGTCACAGAGGCAATATACTTGTGAATTATGTGGGAAGGCTTTCAAACATCCAAGCAATTTGGAGCTCCACAAAAGGTCTCATACAG GTGAGAAACCTTTTGAATGTAACATTTGTGGGAAACACTTCTCACAG GCAGGTAATCTCCAGACACATTTACGTCGACATTCTGGGGAAAAGCCATACATCTGTGAAATCTGTGGGAAAAG aTTTGCTGCCTCTGGTGATGTTCAGCGTCACATTATTATTCACTCTGGGGAAAAGCCTCATCTGTGTGACATTTGTGGCAGAG GATTCAGTAACTTCAGTAATTTAAAGGAGCACAAGAAGACCCATACAGCAGATAAAGTATTCACCTGTGATGAATGTGGGAAATCATTCaacatgcaaagaaaattaGTGAAGCACAGAATTAGGCATACTGGGGAGAGACCATACAGCTGCTCAGCATGTG GGAAGTGTTTTGCAGGCTCTGGTGACCTCCGTAGGCACGTGAGGACTCATACAGGGGAAAAGCCCTACACGTGTGAGACTTGTAACAAGTGTTTCACACGTTCTGCTGTCCTGAGGAGGCACAAGAAGATGCACTGCAAAGCCGCCGACGAAGCTCCAAACGCGCTTGACGAATTCACCCAAGGGCCTGAAACTTCCGACCTTGAAAAATCTCAAAGTTCTGACTCTTTTGGCCAAGAAATGTCTGTCACGTTGTTACCAGTGTCTGTTAAGTTCCCCCTTCGTCCAACTGGAAATCCAGGTGAATTTGACAGCTCTGTGGATTCTTACTGCAAGCTGCGCTCCGCGGTACCGCACCACGAGGCGGCCAACCCACAGAAACTGAACGTGGGCTCTGCTAAACTCCCAAAAGCTCAGCCCCAGCAAACTCCAGCACCACCCCCCTATGCTTACACTGATGTAGATGTGTCTGCTGCAGAAGAACCCTTACAACCTGACCAGATGCCCATGATTCGTTCCTCACTGGTCAGCCTGGACAACAGTCACTGCACCGACCCGCTGGGCAACCGCGCATCAGCTGCCACCTACAAGAGTAATGAGGGACCCTTCTTCTCCAGCATGACCCTCTGGGGTTTAGCCATGAAAACCTTGCAGAATGAAAGTGAAATGGAACAGTGA